The Candidatus Deferrimicrobiaceae bacterium genome includes a region encoding these proteins:
- the glgB gene encoding 1,4-alpha-glucan branching protein GlgB produces the protein MTKTVRKEDLGRLAEARHWDPFSVLGPHVVEFGKGQAVAIRAILPDAARAFVLPLARKEEAKAEMRRLHPAGIFEAIFPGREEPFPYRIEIENDEGHRWQQDDPYAFGCVLSDFDIHLLGEGTHLDLYRKLGSHLAEMGGVPGVAFAVWAPNAERVSVVGNFNHWDGRRTPMRNRGECGIWEIFLPGLCEGEIYKYEIRSRETGALLLKADPYALRYEHPPRTGSIVCDIDRYSWGDDAWMARRRSGNILEKPVAIYEVHLGSWKRKEGEWPGYLSYRELADDLVPYVREMGYTHIQLLPVSEHPFDGSWGYQSLGYFAPTSRHGHPNDFMAFVDRCHREGIGVLLDWVPAHFPKDAHGLAAFDGTHLYEHADPKMGEHQDWGTLIFNYGRREVANFLHSSALFWLEKYHIDGLRVDAVASMLYLDYSREPGEWIPNEFGGNENLEAISFLRRMNEIVHARYPGAVTIAEESTAWPAVSRPVYLGGLGFTLKWNMGWMHDMLEFIQKAPIHRKYHFGTLTFALLYAFHENFVLPFSHDEVVHMKRAMLDKMPEADLWEKFANLRLLYAYMYGHPGKKLLFMGGEFGQWEEWNHDRFLQWDLLRWDSHRGIQQFVRDLNGLYRSCPPLYETDFRPEGFEWIDFRDVDSSVVSFLRRGKDPSDLLVCVFNFTPVVRESYRIGVPAPGFYREVINSDDAAYGGSNVLNGPGVEAEAVPWMGRPFSISLTLSPLGAIFLRPGS, from the coding sequence ATGACGAAGACCGTGCGCAAGGAGGATCTCGGGCGGCTCGCGGAAGCGCGTCACTGGGACCCGTTCTCGGTCCTCGGTCCGCACGTCGTCGAGTTCGGGAAGGGGCAAGCGGTCGCCATCCGGGCGATCCTCCCGGACGCCGCGCGCGCCTTCGTGCTCCCGCTGGCAAGGAAAGAGGAAGCCAAGGCGGAGATGAGACGGCTGCATCCCGCCGGGATCTTCGAGGCGATCTTCCCCGGCAGGGAGGAACCGTTCCCCTACCGGATCGAGATCGAAAACGACGAGGGGCACCGCTGGCAGCAGGATGATCCGTACGCCTTCGGATGCGTCCTCTCCGACTTCGACATCCACCTGCTCGGGGAAGGGACGCACCTCGATCTGTACCGGAAGCTCGGGAGCCACCTGGCGGAGATGGGAGGGGTACCCGGGGTCGCCTTCGCCGTGTGGGCACCCAACGCCGAGCGGGTGTCCGTGGTGGGGAATTTCAACCACTGGGACGGACGCCGGACCCCGATGCGCAACCGGGGGGAGTGCGGGATCTGGGAGATCTTCCTTCCCGGGCTTTGCGAGGGGGAGATCTACAAATATGAGATCCGCTCCCGGGAGACGGGGGCCCTGCTCCTCAAGGCCGATCCATACGCGCTCCGGTATGAACACCCTCCGCGGACGGGATCGATCGTCTGCGACATCGACCGGTACTCCTGGGGAGACGACGCGTGGATGGCGCGCCGGCGCTCGGGGAATATTCTCGAGAAGCCGGTCGCGATCTACGAGGTCCACCTCGGGTCGTGGAAGCGGAAGGAGGGGGAATGGCCCGGCTACCTGTCGTACCGGGAGCTGGCGGACGATCTCGTCCCCTATGTCCGGGAGATGGGGTACACGCACATCCAGCTTCTCCCCGTCTCCGAGCACCCGTTTGACGGTTCCTGGGGGTACCAGTCGCTCGGGTATTTCGCCCCCACCTCCCGCCACGGCCACCCGAACGACTTCATGGCCTTCGTCGACCGGTGCCACCGGGAGGGGATCGGGGTTCTCCTCGACTGGGTGCCCGCCCACTTCCCGAAGGACGCCCACGGCCTGGCCGCGTTCGACGGGACGCATCTCTACGAGCACGCAGACCCGAAGATGGGGGAGCACCAGGACTGGGGAACCCTGATCTTCAACTACGGGCGCCGGGAGGTGGCCAACTTCCTCCACTCGAGCGCCCTGTTCTGGCTGGAGAAATACCACATCGACGGCCTGCGCGTGGACGCGGTGGCCTCCATGCTCTACCTCGACTACTCGAGAGAACCCGGGGAGTGGATCCCGAACGAGTTCGGCGGGAACGAGAACCTGGAGGCGATCTCGTTTTTGCGGCGGATGAACGAGATCGTGCACGCCCGGTACCCCGGGGCGGTGACGATCGCGGAGGAGTCGACCGCCTGGCCGGCCGTCTCCCGGCCGGTCTACCTGGGAGGACTCGGGTTCACCCTCAAGTGGAACATGGGGTGGATGCACGACATGCTCGAGTTCATCCAGAAGGCCCCGATCCACCGGAAGTACCATTTCGGAACGCTCACCTTCGCGCTTCTCTACGCGTTCCACGAGAACTTCGTCCTCCCCTTCTCCCACGACGAGGTCGTCCACATGAAGCGCGCGATGCTCGACAAGATGCCGGAGGCCGACCTCTGGGAGAAGTTCGCCAACCTGCGGTTGCTGTATGCCTACATGTACGGCCACCCCGGGAAGAAGCTCCTGTTCATGGGAGGGGAGTTCGGCCAGTGGGAGGAATGGAACCACGACCGCTTCCTGCAGTGGGACCTCCTGCGGTGGGACTCCCACCGGGGGATTCAGCAATTCGTGCGGGACCTGAACGGGCTGTACCGGTCCTGCCCCCCCCTCTACGAGACCGACTTCCGCCCGGAAGGATTCGAGTGGATCGATTTCCGGGACGTGGACAGCAGCGTCGTCTCCTTCCTGCGCCGGGGGAAGGATCCCTCCGACCTCCTCGTCTGCGTCTTCAACTTCACCCCCGTAGTCCGCGAATCGTACCGGATCGGCGTCCCCGCCCCCGGGTTCTACCGCGAGGTGATCAACAGCGACGACGCCGCGTACGGGGGCAGCAACGTTCTCAACGGCCCCGGGGTCGAGGCGGAAGCGGTTCCGTGGATGGGCCGCCCCTTCTCGATCTCTCTCACGCTTTCCCCGCTGGGTGCGATCTTCCTGCGGCCAGGAAGCTGA